Sequence from the Tistrella bauzanensis genome:
TGTCGGGCGCCGGGCGCACCTCGCTGCTGAAATCGGTCGAGGATCTGGGCTACGAGACCATCGACAACATGCCGGTGCGGCTGGTGGCGCCGGCGGTGGAGGCGATGGCCCCGGGCGATGCGCTGGCCATCGGCATCGATGTCCGCACCCGCGGCTTCGATGTGGCGGCGGTCGAACAGTCGCTGGCGCAGATCGCCCGTGTGCCGGGCCTCGTCACCACCATGGTCTATCTGGACTGCGACGACGAGGTGCTCTATCGCCGCTATACCGAAACCCGCCGCCGGCATCCACTGTCGGCGGCCGATGACCGGCCGGTCGAGGATGGCATCCGCGACGAGCGCGCGCTGATCCAGCCCTTGCGCGATCGCGCCGATGTCGTGCTCGATACCAGCGAATTCAGCCTCACCGACCTCCGGCGCCGGGCGGCGGAACTGTTCGCCTTCGGCGGCTCGCCCGGTCTGCAGCTTGCCGTCACCTCGTTCGGCTTCCGTCGCGGCCTGCCCCGCGATGCCGATCTGGTGCTCGACGTGCGGTTTCTGTCCAATCCGCATTACGATCCGTTGCTCCGCCCGCTCACCGGCCTCGATGCCGCCGTCGGTGCCCATGTGGCGGCCGATCCGCTGTTCGGGGCGTTTTTTGATCGCAGCCTCGATCTGATCCGCCTGCTGCTGCCAGCCTATGCCCGCGAGGGTAAATCCTATCTCACCATCGCCATTGGTTGCACCGGCGGCCAGCATAGATCAGTGTTCGTGACCGAACGTCTCGCAGAGCAATTGAGGCGGGACGGGTGGCGGGTTACAGTACGCCATCGCGACCTGCCGGAACCCGGCGGATTGCGGCCGGTGCCGCCTGGGACGCAGCATCGATCCTGAAACGAGGGGCCGTGGCCCGGGGCCGTCAGGCGCCGGGGGGATCCCCGCCACAGCACCCTCCGCAACCAAGGTGACGACAGAACCGATGATCGGTCTGGTACTGGTGACGCATGGCCGGCTTGCGGATGAGTTCGTGGCCGCCACTGAACATGTTGTCGGCCATCAGAAAGCCATGCGTGCCATCTGCATCGGCCCCGATGACGACATGGAGAAGCGCCGCCAGGACATCATCGATGCCGTGGCGGCAGTGGATGGCGGTGACGGGGTGATCGTGCTGACCGACATGTTCGGTGGCACGCCATCGAACCTCGCGATCTCGATCCTGGACCGGGCGCATGTCGAGGTGATCGCGGGTGTGAACCTGCCGATGCTGATCAAGCTCGCCAGCGTCCGCGAGACCGAGCCGCTGGCCAAGGCCGTGGTCAGCGCCCAGGATGCCGGGCGCAAATACATCAATGTCGCGAGCACCCTGCTCGCCGGCGATGGTCGCTGAGCCATGCGGGTGGGGATCGGGGGACAGGGGACAGATGGGTCCGGCGCGCCGGCGGAAAGCGTCGGTGCACCGCTGACCCGCACGGTTGAAATCGTCAACCGCCGCGGGCTGCACGCCCGCGCCGCGGCCAAATTCGTCAAGACCGCCGACAGCTTTACCTCCGACATCCAGGTCACCCGCAGCGGCCAGACCGTGTCGGGCCGGTCGATCATGGGCCTGATGATGCTGGCCGCCAGCCCCGGCTGCACCATCGACATCGCGATCAGCGGCCCCGACGCCGCCCGTGCCATGGACACCCTGGTCGCCCTGGTCGCCGCGCGGTTCGAGGAAGACGAATAACCTTATGCCGCAGTGGGTGGCAACGGCACCCACCGCATGCAACCGCACGCTCTGCATATTACCATATAAAGATAGCTTTATATTCCCTTGCCGCCGGGCGGCGGTCGGGGCTATAACGGATGCACCTGATGGTCGTGCGGGAGGCTCCGTGCGTCCGGATTTCGGTTTGCCCGCAGCCGCATCTGGCCCTGGCACCGCCCGAATGACCTTTGCACCGCCCGCATTTATGGAGCGCCCTCGATGACCACGTTCACCGACTACAAGGTCAAGGACATCAGCCTCGCCGAGTGGGGCCGCAAGGAAATCTCGCTGGCCGAAACCGAGATGCCGGGCCTGATGGCGCTGCGCGACGAATACGGTGCGGCCAAGCCACTGGCCGGTGCCCGCATCGCCGGCTGCCTGCACATGACCATCCAGACCGCCGTGCTGATCGAGACCCTGATCGCGCTGGGCGCCGAGATCCGCTGGTCGTCGTGCAACATCTTCTCGACCCAGGATCAGGCCGCGGCCGCCATCGCCGCCGCCGGCATCCCGGTCTTCGCCTGGAAGGGAGAGACCGAGGAGGAGTATGAATGGTGCGTCGAGCAGACCATTCAGGGGCCCGATGGCTGGACGCCCAACATGATCCTGGACGATGGCGGCGACCTGACCCTGATCATGCACAACAAGTATCCCGATCTGATCAAGGATGTCCGCGGCATCTCGGAAGAGACCACCACCGGTGTGCTGCGGCTCTATGAGATGGCCAAGCAGGGCAAGCTGGCCTGCCCGGCGATCAACGTGAATGACAGCGTCACCAAGTCGAAATTCGACAACCTCTATGGCTGCCGCGAAAGCCTGATCGACGGCATCAAGCGCGCCACCGACGTGATGCTGGCCGGCAAGGTCGCGGTCGTCGCCGGCTATGGCGATGTCGGCAAGGGCTCGGCCGAGGCACTCAGCGGCCAGGGCGCCCGGGTGCTGATCACCGAGATCGACCCGATCTGCGCGCTCCAGGCCGCCATGGACGGCTATCAGGTCACCACCATGGAAGAGGCGGCCCCTCAGGGCGACATC
This genomic interval carries:
- the rapZ gene encoding RNase adapter RapZ, giving the protein MTIDSRPDPAASSAFAAASTARLLIITGLSGAGRTSLLKSVEDLGYETIDNMPVRLVAPAVEAMAPGDALAIGIDVRTRGFDVAAVEQSLAQIARVPGLVTTMVYLDCDDEVLYRRYTETRRRHPLSAADDRPVEDGIRDERALIQPLRDRADVVLDTSEFSLTDLRRRAAELFAFGGSPGLQLAVTSFGFRRGLPRDADLVLDVRFLSNPHYDPLLRPLTGLDAAVGAHVAADPLFGAFFDRSLDLIRLLLPAYAREGKSYLTIAIGCTGGQHRSVFVTERLAEQLRRDGWRVTVRHRDLPEPGGLRPVPPGTQHRS
- the ahcY gene encoding adenosylhomocysteinase, which encodes MTTFTDYKVKDISLAEWGRKEISLAETEMPGLMALRDEYGAAKPLAGARIAGCLHMTIQTAVLIETLIALGAEIRWSSCNIFSTQDQAAAAIAAAGIPVFAWKGETEEEYEWCVEQTIQGPDGWTPNMILDDGGDLTLIMHNKYPDLIKDVRGISEETTTGVLRLYEMAKQGKLACPAINVNDSVTKSKFDNLYGCRESLIDGIKRATDVMLAGKVAVVAGYGDVGKGSAEALSGQGARVLITEIDPICALQAAMDGYQVTTMEEAAPQGDIFVTATGNVDIITLDHMRDMKDRAIVCNIGHFDSEIQVAALRNYEWNEIKPQVDEISFPNGKRLILLAKGRLVNLGCATGHPSFVMSASFTNQVLAQIELWTNAAAYDRKVYTLPKHLDEKVAALHLEKLGVKLTKLSAEQAAYIGIPAEGPFKPEYYRY
- a CDS encoding PTS sugar transporter subunit IIA, whose product is MIGLVLVTHGRLADEFVAATEHVVGHQKAMRAICIGPDDDMEKRRQDIIDAVAAVDGGDGVIVLTDMFGGTPSNLAISILDRAHVEVIAGVNLPMLIKLASVRETEPLAKAVVSAQDAGRKYINVASTLLAGDGR
- a CDS encoding HPr family phosphocarrier protein, encoding MRVGIGGQGTDGSGAPAESVGAPLTRTVEIVNRRGLHARAAAKFVKTADSFTSDIQVTRSGQTVSGRSIMGLMMLAASPGCTIDIAISGPDAARAMDTLVALVAARFEEDE